In the genome of Raphanus sativus cultivar WK10039 chromosome 9, ASM80110v3, whole genome shotgun sequence, the window GCAGCAAATCAAAACAAAGATTCCACTTGCAGTAAAAAGGAAACAGATACTTGTATCACCAAAACAGACTTGTGTGAGGATACTGAACCACACTAGCAGCGGAAAACTCATTACTTGATTCTGATTCTTGCAACTATCTCTCATTCATGCAGTAGTACTATCTCAGTGAAGCCTGAACAACTTCACACATATCTGGAACTCTCCTTCTCTTTCTAGACTTTTAAATTGACCCCAAGGTAATTATAATGATCAACTGCTCAATCTGCTGAACGTCTTTGACAATGACTTCTCCACCTTTAGTCAtatttctctgtttcttcaaGCAATCTTAAACCAGAACACGAAGACAAAACTCAttgtgatgaatttttttttttttttttttttttttgatctcaGTCTATGTCTCGTGTCTATCTTTACATGCCCATACGAATTGACTTAAACTTATTAAAGGTCTTGTGATTCCATCAAACAGTAAAACAAGAATCAGAACAATGGATCACTTATCTAACTCCTCTTGTAACTGCAACGTATTCTTTACTTTTCAATTCACAACCGACAACTCACTCTGATCTGGTGATCTACAAAATACACAAGGCTCTAGCTCTCCTTAGACACATACAAACCAAATCTCTTGAGAACTGTAGAACCCAGAAATTTCTTCAACTCCTCTGAAACAGATCTCACACTGAAATTTTGAAGCTCTAGAACTGTTCCCAGCCCAAGTTGAAGCGCCTcaaataaaacacaaactaaCCGTTGGAATCACAATCCCACCGTTGAAATTCAAGACAGTAGCATAATGAAGATAGTCACCAAGTTTAAGCTCAATCGGATTACGTTTGAATCTCAACACGTTGCCTTGAAAGACCCATCTCAGAACATATTTCTGCATATTTCTTTTGCACTGAGCTCAGATTCAAGCTTAGCAGATGTCTTGATATAATCAAGTCGCAGACACACAAGAGAACTTTGTAAGGCTAAATTTTTCACCATATCCATTGCGCAGACACTTCCGGAGCTCGAGGCTGACCGTACGTCGAAGCAGACACCTTCCGAAGACGTCTTAGTTGCATTCTTGACTAAACCAAAATCTGACCAGGCATGCTCTCTGCTGTTCTCTCAAATCTTTCTTCTAACGAATTTTCTATGTTGCAGTACAGCTCAAGCTAGTGTATCTCATCAATAATCCAGTACCATAAGCTTCGGTTCTCAAAATCTCATAGATCAACAGATTTATCTTTTAAACTTGCCACTGCAGTAACAGATCATCTTCACATGACGCCTAGTTTGATCCTTCCAAGTGTCTTAACTTCTTTTCTGAATCTCTTGTTCAATAGGAGATCATAGTTCCAAAGGATCTTCTTCACGGCCATGGTCTATCAATGTTCGCAAGCTCCGCCATTGTAAATATTCCTAGAGCCTCTTGAAACAAACATGAACTGCTCTTCTTTTAGTAACTGATGCTTCGAAAACCAGTTTCTCTTCAACTGCAGCTTCTCAGTTTCTGCATCTAAGGTGTCGAAAAAGTTCAACACGGACAGTGTTCTCTGTTTctcatttcctttttctttcaaCAGAAACAAGACCTTAATTAATTCTCCACAAATTTACCAGCTTTTGAAGGCTTACTCTCAGATTAACGCCCTTTCTTTAATTTGATACTCAACCACATAAGCTCAAACCGATCTCTTGCATCACAAACCTTGATAGCTGCATAAACCCTTCATGTCCATCTACCATCTGACACATGAGCACTGAACCCAAATCTGCTTTGCTGTCATTTTCCAGGTTTTCTCTTAGTTGTTCTGTTTCTAGAAACTTCGTTTATGTTTATCACTACATTCTGATCTTTTGATTTGCAACGGATGCAGCTCTAACTCTTCTTGGCTCTTATAATTCAGAATCAACTCATTTCTGTCTTATGAGAATGCAGCTCCACCTGTCTAGAGTGATTCTCGAGAAGGTTGAAGAAGCTAGCACCATGAAGTTCCCAACCAAATTTGATAATTTCCTACGAGACGTTTCAATGGTCTTTGGTAGAATATCGGAGTATGAACTTGTATTAGAAATCATTTGAACACTCTCTTCAAGTCATTCAATCAGGTTTATGAGACTACAAACACCTGTTGTATCTCGACTGACCAATTTCTAACCATCGTTAAGACTCAAGCCAACACATTTTTATACGTTCCTTGATCTCCAAGTTACACACTTGTAACCACCAAAaaccttccttttttttttaagcttCAACTACGACCCGTTTATTGCTTGGAAAACCTTGCCTCATGCCATCACAACTTCTTAGTATCAGCTGCCACAATATAATGCAGATTCGGCATTTTCACTATGTGAACAAAATACAAGAGATATTCTCCTCCTCTTTTACAGCGAACAATGTATGCAGAAGCTTCGGAACCATATGTTCTCCTGATCGTATAGTTACTGAGAACAACACTTCATGTCGTTTATCAAGATTGTAGCCATGAAACTCCAAACTACTTGGTCGCGTCACCAATTCAACTTATCTATTAAGCTCAGATACGTGTCTCATCCTAACCACAAATCCTTGATCTCTTGTGACTACTTCacttacttttatattttttttaactcctTTTCTGTTGCTGCCACCAGTGAAGCTAATGCATTACGAACTTATGATGTATCACACCTGCCATAACAATTATAAACACTCTGTTTTTCTGGTCTGCGTATCTGACTAAACTGCTACAGCATCAGTTGTTTCTGTCTTTTCAACCAGTGGGCTTTGACGAAAACCATCTTGAATAACTCATCCTGCTTCTGAAAATCTGTTGACACAAAGCCATTGTCTTTCCCAGTGACATTACTTATATCGTAGTTGTATCTTCTGATATCACCAAGATTCCCGTAGCTCAGAACACCAGACGCAACCCACATACTCCATGATGAGTCAGAATTTTATCTGCTAGCAACAAACTCTGTGAGAACGATCTTTCATTCTTGTCTCATGATCTTCTTCATGAAGCACTTGATCGTCGTTGCTCTTGTCCATCACGTTCGAATCTTGATTCTTTTCAGGCGAACCTTCAATGTTAACGACCTCTTTTACCGACGTTGACGGAGACGGAGCTTGAGATTGCCGCATTCGCCGAAGCATTAGAATGATGTTGTAACGTGAACGGGGGAAGTATAACTCGACACGAGATTTTTTGACGATCTTGCATTGCTTGAGAGTGTTAGAGTCTCGATCTGTATGTAAAAGCTTGCCTTTGAAGAAAATGGTTTGGTCGCGAACAGCGATGCCTGTGGACTTTTCGATCTTTTGTTTCATCTCAATAACTGTATCCGAGGGATCTAATTCCATGGAGAATAGAATGACGTTATTGCGCTCGAAGAAAACCTCCATAACTGTATCAATGGTGGAGACTGGTGAAGAAGAGAGTCGAGAGAGGAGGGACGAAAGCGAGGGAAGTGATTTGACTTGTGACTCAAGTCATTAAATTTACCTTCTATCGACCGTCATATTTCG includes:
- the LOC108825015 gene encoding uncharacterized protein LOC108825015, coding for MEVFFERNNVILFSMELDPSDTVIEMKQKIEKSTGIAVRDQTIFFKGKLLHTDRDSNTLKQCKIVKKSRVELYFPRSRYNIILMLRRMRQSQAPSPSTSVKEVVNIEGSPEKNQDSNVMDKSNDDQVLHEEDHETRMKDRSHRVCC